The genomic window agggagcatgaaggaatgagcggaGAATATgagggcacattatagcagcgctctctgtcttgGGAGAGAGCAGTTACTGCTATGATGAGACTTTCTccacagtcctttcccctgaagcaagccccagcctgaggtggatctgctatgatttggaaggtgagggagatttcctgggtcagagtactgtgctgtagaccaccctgtgcaggccatgtcCCTTCCTAACtcgcccttccacccagtacagagagatcttaaaccaaagcaatgctcttaaaccaagtcacaattttaaaaacctgtgagctcttcttgcaaaacgctctaaaaccaagttactcttaaaccaaggtatcactgtacatGATTTCCAGCATAATTGCTGTGGTGCAGTTCTTGCATCTTGTTATATAGTACAATACATTCCTTTAGACTATGTAGCATATGTATCGCTAGCTTTATTGCTTCACTCCAAATGTCAATGCCAGGAACAGCAATTTCCAAAAATGCAAGATCGGACAACTGTtgtgtcatagaaacatagacacatagaagattgtcggcggGAAAAaaacactgggtccatctagtctgcgaACATAAGCACTACAAACATGTCCATTCTAATACATGCTGCATCTACTCAATGCTGATTTAATTTTGATAAAAATGAGAGTTTCCAGAAAAAATACAAGGAAATCAATTTAACAAACTGATCCCCACAGTATCCCTTAAGACACCCTTGGCTCTACTTTAGGGGAACAATAGTAACTGGGGCAAGGATCAGCCAATCATTTCTGGACCAGCATTGAGATAATGGACCTGATTTAAGGTTATTAACCTCATGAAGTCATTTgagataaacataaaaaaatgaaaagctgTATAGATATGTAAAGATCTGTAAATAATATGCAATATCAGAGGTTTAGCAAGATATGTCATATTCAATTTAAAATTCATACTAGGTCAAGTAAATATGTGAAGTATTGCAAAGGTTGTAAGTTCTTCATATAAAATTAATATTTTggtataaaagaagaaaaaatataaataatctcTCATGACccaaatacaggatgtaacacctTAACATTCTGTTTAATCCaattaataaaataacattatatTAATGTAAGAAAACATACCTGAGATACCAGATTGTCTATGGGTGGACAGTTGTTTACAGTTTCATTTCCAATCCCAGAGTCATCAGCATCTATGAGACTATCCACAGGAACATTGTGCTGAGGTTTAAGGTAAGAAAAATCCCTCTCACTTGGGTCCAGAGTTACACAGACATCATAGGAATATGGTAGAGGTAATGTCCCATTGTTGAATAGTGAGGTAAATCTGGGATCAACCGGTGGATATAGACTTGTACTCATGGCTCCAAATGAAGAAGAATATTTGGACTCTTTATATTTGGAGACAACTGCAATAATCACAGTCAGCATGAAGAGAAAGGAGATCAATGCCAAGGCTATGACCAAGTAGAACTGTAGGTTGGACTGAGATTCTTCTTTGTTGGCCTGACTGCTCAGCTCAGGAAGGACCTGATGGAAATGATCAGCGATCACCATGTTTATAGTGACTGAAGCTGAGCGGGAGGGAATCCCATTGTCTTTTACTAGAACCACAATTCCATGTTTCATGATATCTTTTTCTTGAAATACACGAGATGTCCTGATCTCCCCTGTCTGCTGGTCAATGGTGAAGACTGATGGTTCTGAAGATTGTAAGAAGTAAGACAACCAGGCATTGTGTCCAGAGTCAGCGTCCACTGCCACCACTTTAGATACTAAGGAGCCTTGATCAGAGGTCCAAGGAACCATCTCAAATGTTGAGCTATCGAGCTCTGGTGATGggtagagaatgactggtgagttatCATTCTGGTCTACTATACATATTCTTAGTGTTGTGCTGCTGTTCAGAGATGGAGATCCATTGTCTCTGGCTATGATTTGGATATTAAATTCCCTATGCTTCTCATAATCAAATGATCGCTGAGCATAGATGACCCCAGTTACTGGATTCATGGAGATGTAGGAAGACAAGGGATCTTCATCGTCACTTCTAGACATCATAGAATAAGTTATCTTAGCATTGTCTTTACTGTCCATATCTCTTGCTTGAACACTAAATATTGAAGCTCCTGGTGAATTATTTTCTGGTATAAATGCAGTGTAACCTGATTTCTCAAACACTGGAGCATTGTCATTGACATCTGATACATCAAGCCTGATAACTTTTCTAGAAGTCATTTCAGGAGAACCTTTATCTGAAGCTTGTATTGTGATGTTATAGGATGATATTGTTTCTCTATCTAGACTACTTTTAGTAACAACTTTATAAAAATTTCCTGTTGTTGAAATTAACTCAAATGGTAAATCCCCCTTTATTATGCACTGGACCTCACCATTTTCTCCAGAGTCTCGGTCATGAACTTTAATAAGAGCAACTACTGATCCAGAAGTAGAATCCTCAGGAATAAGATCTGATGATGAGGTTATGGATATATCAGGAGCATTGTCATTTTCATCTATGATTTCTATTAAAACTTTGGCGTTAGCAGCTAGGCCTCCTCCATCTTGTGCTTGTACAGACATTTCATAATATTTTGTCAATTCATAATCTAAGTGTCCCTTAGTTTTAATCTCCCCATTTTTAGAATCAATAGTGAAAACCAAAAGAATATCATTTGCTGTTGTACTTATAGAGTATGTGATCTGTGCATTGACACCTTCATCTTCATCACTTGCACTGACCTGCAGAATTGTTGAATTCACTGGTATATTCTCCCTAACACTTACTTTATATACATCCTGTGTAAATACTGGAGAATTATCATTGATATCATTGATGATGATAGTTATTAGGGCAGTGCCTGTCTGTACAGGATTTCCAGCATCAGAAGCTGTTAGAATGAGCTCATGCTTGTCTTGTGTCTCTCGGTCTAGAGGTTTCTCTAGAATAAGCTCTGGAAATACACTGCCATCAGTGCTGACCTTCTCTCCAAGAGTAAAATACTGGTTTGCACTGAGTCTGTAGCTGATCAGAGAATTATCACCGATATCCAGATCTTCTGCTTTTTGTAAAAGAAATCTTCTTCCCGGGGAGGTATATTCACTTATTTCTATTCTAATTGTATTAAGAAGAAATGTAGGTGGATTATCATTTATATCCTGAATATTAATCCTTATACTAAAGACATTTAGTGGATTTTCCACCACAGTATCAAATGTAAGGACACAATCAGCTGCAGCTCTACACAATGTCTCCCTGTCTATCCTA from Dendropsophus ebraccatus isolate aDenEbr1 chromosome 1, aDenEbr1.pat, whole genome shotgun sequence includes these protein-coding regions:
- the LOC138791883 gene encoding protocadherin gamma-B1-like isoform X9; translation: MAGLQLQEGQAMQGLRWQVIFPFLFSWLCHSVSGQIHYSINEELRKGSIVGNIANDLQIDVKDLSRRKLRIVSDVSEKYFSINLDNGDLYIADRIDRETLCRAAADCVLTFDTVVENPLNVFSIRINIQDINDNPPTFLLNTIRIEISEYTSPGRRFLLQKAEDLDIGDNSLISYRLSANQYFTLGEKVSTDGSVFPELILEKPLDRETQDKHELILTASDAGNPVQTGTALITIIINDINDNSPVFTQDVYKVSVRENIPVNSTILQVSASDEDEGVNAQITYSISTTANDILLVFTIDSKNGEIKTKGHLDYELTKYYEMSVQAQDGGGLAANAKVLIEIIDENDNAPDISITSSSDLIPEDSTSGSVVALIKVHDRDSGENGEVQCIIKGDLPFELISTTGNFYKVVTKSSLDRETISSYNITIQASDKGSPEMTSRKVIRLDVSDVNDNAPVFEKSGYTAFIPENNSPGASIFSVQARDMDSKDNAKITYSMMSRSDDEDPLSSYISMNPVTGVIYAQRSFDYEKHREFNIQIIARDNGSPSLNSSTTLRICIVDQNDNSPVILYPSPELDSSTFEMVPWTSDQGSLVSKVVAVDADSGHNAWLSYFLQSSEPSVFTIDQQTGEIRTSRVFQEKDIMKHGIVVLVKDNGIPSRSASVTINMVIADHFHQVLPELSSQANKEESQSNLQFYLVIALALISFLFMLTVIIAVVSKYKESKYSSSFGAMSTSLYPPVDPRFTSLFNNGTLPLPYSYDVCVTLDPSERDFSYLKPQHNVPVDSLIDADDSGIGNETVNNCPPIDNLVSQQGQPNTDWRFTQTQRPGPSGTQQPTEEAGVWPNNQFETERLQAMILASANEAAEGSSAMGGGTGTMGLSARYGPQFTLQHVPDYRQNIYIPGTTSTLTNAAGKRDGKAGAPSGNKKKSGKKEKK